From Kaistella polysaccharea:
TAAAACATGGCATCTCCAACCGCACTTCCCATCGCAACAATCAGAAGCACATCGGCGCTTCCCAAACCACCTACCGCTCGTTTACCAATCCATCTGATCATCAAAATGGTATACACCATGATAATTAAGACTCGTAAAATTATTTCAAGATATATCAACGGTCCAAAATCGCCAAATAACATTTTTTGAATATCAAAAGTATATTCGCTGCCCTCAACCATGGTATTAAATTTTAATTAATAATTTGAATATAGAAACCGAAAATTTCTGAATCAAAAATTTAACCAATTTTTAAAATAATAAGTTAAAGTAGAACAGGAAAATTTATTGTTGTAGAATTAATATTGGTACAGCAACTCCGATTTATATATAAACGGCGAAAAACGAGGTGTACTAAAAAATATTTAAATTATAAATGGATGCGTAAAAAAACACCTACATTTCTGTAAGTGCTTCTATTCCAATAATGTGGCCCCACCTGGGCTCGAACCAGGGACTTGCTGATTATGAGTCAGCTACTCTAACCAGCTGAGTTATAGGGCCTAACTTTATTTCCGAAGAAATACCGTCTCAATTGGTTTGCAAAAATAGCGTTTTTTTGAAAAAATCAAAATTTATTTAGGGTTTTTCCTGACAAAGTTCTACTAAAATGCCATTCGTTGATTTTGGATGAAGAAAAACCACCAGTTTATTATCTGCACCATCTTTCGGAGTTTCCGAAATAAAAACAAATCCCAAGTTTTTTAAACGCTCGATTTCTACCTCAATATTTTCTACGCCGAATGCAATGTGATGAATTCCTTCCCCACGTTTATCAATGAATTTAGCGATCGGACTTTCTGGATTGGTGGCTTCCAGAAGTTCTATTTTACTTTCGCCCAATCCGTAAAAGGAAGTGGTAACACCTTCCCTTTCGACCGCTTCCTGTTTATAGTTTTCTTTTCCCAAGAGTTTAGCGAATAACTCGTCTGAGTTCGATAATGATTTAACTGCAATACCGAGGTGTTCTATTTTCATAATTGAAATCTTTTTGCAATTTTTTTGCAGAAAACTTAAACTCTTTTTTCAGTCTTAAATTCTGATATTTCTATAAAAGTGCCCGCGAGAATAATTCAAACAAAAATAGTAAATTTGCACCATGAACGAAAGCAACAGACAAAGAAAAGTCGCACAGATTATACAGGAAGATTTTGCCGAATTTTTCCGCAAACAAGCATCTGAAAGCAAACAGAATTTTTTGATCAGCGTTTCTGATGTAAAAGTTACGGCTGACCTGAGTATTGCCAAAATTTATCTAAGTATATTTCCTACAGAGTTTCGCACCTCTATTATGAAAGAAATTAAAGAGAATAAATCGCATTACCGCAACTTTCTAGGTCAGAAAATGGGGAAACAAGTTCGTATTATACCCGAATTAAATTTCTATTTGGATACCACTTTGGATGATGTAGAAAAAATTGAAAGGGAATTGAAAGGCGAAGGCGATAATCCTATACTGTAATCTGGCTTAACGATTATTTCTTTGAAAAATACCTCATTTTATATTGCGACGCGCTATCTTTTAGCGAAAAAAGGAAGTACCGCAGTTACGTTTATCACCTGGCTGGCTGCTGTGGCGATGCTTGTTGCGGTCGCGGCAATGTTTATTATTATTTCCGTTTTTTCGGGATTAGAAGATTTGAATCAAGATTTAATTGCGAATCTTCATGCTGATCTAACCATTAAAAATGCCAAAGGAAAAACCCTTTCCGATATTGATAAAGCCACAAAAATACTGAAAAACCATAAAGAGATTGCTCACTATTCAAAAGTAATTGAAGAAAAAGCTTATGTGAGATACCGCGAAAATGGGGATATCGCCAACCTTCGGGGCGTTGATTCTGCCTATATATTCGTTAATCCAATCCACCAGAAAATTTTTTACGGTTCTTATCCTAGTTTTAAATATTCGAATGAAGTGTTGATGGAAAATAAGTTGGACAACCGACTTACCATTCCAATTGGCGAAGGTTCTGATTACGCTACGATTCTAATGCCGAAACCAGGCACGGGAATGATCAGCAAAGAAGAAGATATTTTCACGAAAAGAGAAATTTTTGTATCCGGAGTTTTTCCCGGAAATGATCAACTCGACAATACGATTATTTCGCCCATTGAACTGGTGCAGGAATTATTAAACCTTCCCAAAAACGCAGCGTACGAAATCGTCATTAAACTAAAGAATCCTGAAAATACAGACGATGTAAAAGCTGAATTATCAAATTTGCTGGGCAGTAAATACGACATCAAAACGAAAAAAGAAGAAAATGCAGCCTTCTGGAAAATGATCAATACAGAGAAACTATTTATTTATCTCATTTTCATGCTCGTTATCTTTATTACCACTTTTAATTTGGCAGGTGCGATCATTATTTTACAACTCGATAAAAAAGAACAGGCAAAATCCCTTATTTCTTTAGGAATGAATTTAAAATCACTCCGAAATATTTACTTTTATACTGGTTTACTAATCGTTGTTTTTGGGATCATCTGCGGTTTAATCGTAGGTACGGCGATTTGTTATCTTCAAATTAATACTGGGTTTTTCAAAGCTGGCGCCAATACCGATTTGGCATTTCCAGTGCGTGTAACTTTTATGAATTATATAATCGTCAGCGCCACTGCCGGAATATTTGGTGTGGGTATCGCACGTATTTTTTCTAAAGTCAATAAGCGACATTTTAAAGTGAATTAGAAAAATTTCTTTTAAAACTATCTTCAAAATTATAATGAATAAAATTTTTACATTTTTAATAGCTCTTGGGACAGTGGGCGGAACATTTGCACAAATCCCTGCGGGTTATTATGATGGAACCTCTGGCTTAACAGGATATCCTTTAAAATCAAAATTAAGCGAAATAATCACCAATGGCGCTCAGGATTTAGGATATGGAAGAGGAACTGGCGGCTTATGGACGACATTTTTCACCTCTGACGTTGATAATTATTACGAAAAAAATGGAACCGTGCTCGACATGTATTCCGAAAATCCTGCTGGTGCTGATGCGTACGAGTATAAATTAGGTCAATCTTCAGCGGGTGGCAATCAATGCGGAAACGGAAAAAATGTGGAAAATACGTGTTACAATCGTGAGCACACTTTGCCCAAATCTTTTTTTGGTGGAATAGACGCAACGCCAATGGCAAATGATGCACATTTTATTATTCCTGCGGATTACTATGTAAATGGTCAGCGGTCCAATTATCCGTACGGTGAAACCGATTCGCCTGTTTGGACTTCAACCAATGGCAGTAAAATAGGTGGAAGCAGTTTCCCGGATTATGGTGGAACTATTTTCGAACCCATTGATGAGTTTAAAGGTGATCTCGCCAGAATGCAGCTTTATTTTATAACACGCTATCAAAGCAGACTTCCAAATTTTTCTCAATATTACTCGGGTATGAATCCTATTGATGGAACTACCGACAGAGGTTTCAAACAGTGGTACATTAACCTGATGTTAAAATGGTCGTCTCAAGATCCCGTTTCTCAAAAAGAAATTGACCGTAATAATGCAATTTATGACAGACAAGGAAACAGAAATCCGTTTATTGACCATCCAGAATGGGTGAAATTGATTTGGAAATCTACCTTATCAAGTACCGATGTGGCTCTATTCAAAAAAACGCTTTCTATTTATCCAAATCCAGTTCTTAATGGTGAATTGCATTTGTCTGGATACGGACTAGATGACCTATCAAAAGTTCAAATATATTCGATGGACGGAAAATTAGTTCAAACCGTGGATCAAAATTTTAGAAATTCTGGTAAAATAATTCTTAAAAATCAAACGAAAGGATTATATCTCCTAAAGGCCGGTGATCAAACTGTGAAATTTATCGTTCAGTAAAGCATACATTTTTATTGAAAACCGCTACTTAAAAGTAGTGGTTTTTTTTATTATATTCTAAGATATATGCGAATGAAAAAGTGAATTCAGCCCAATATTTTTATGAAAGCTTCCTGAAATTATTTTAAAGGTCAGATGAAAAGAAATAGTTTTAGCTAACTTTGACATCCAAATATTATTAAGATATGAAAAAATACACTACTCTTTTACTGGGCTTTTTATTTACAATCACTTTAGCACAGGCACCTGCAGGTTATTATGATGGAACGGACGGATTAACAGGTTATGCGTTGAAAACAAAATTAAGCACGATCATTTCCAACGGTGCCCAAGACCTCGGTTACGGCGCTTTGTGGGTCACTTATGCGACTTCAGATGTCGATAAATATTACGAAAAAGATGGAACTCTTCTCGATATGTATTCAGAAAAACCACTTGGTCCCGATGCTTATGAATATACAATCGGAGCTTCAGATGTTGGCGGAGATCAGTGTGGCTCTGCGAACCAGAACAAAGAAGGTTTCTGTTACAATCGCGAACATTCTTTACCAAAAAGCTATTTCGGTGATCAGGCGCCAATGGCAAATGATGCGCACTTTGTAGTTCCCTCCGATTATTATGTAAATAGCCAACGCGGGAATTATCCCTACGGAGAAACAATCTCACCCTCGTGGATTTCAACGAATGGCAGTGAATTAGGGCCCTCTAATTTTCCTGGTTACAGTGGAACGATTTTCGAGCCGATTGACGAGTTTAAAGGAGATTTCGCCAGAATGCATCTCTATTTTGTGACGCGTTATGAAGATAAACTAACCTCTTTTACACAGTATCAAAGCGCTGCAAATCCTTTGGATGGAACCACTGATCGAGGTTATAAACAATGGTATATAAATTTATTGTTAAAATGGGACGCGCAAGATCCCGTTTCTCAAAAAGAAATTGATCGCAATAATGCGGTGTATAACAGACAGAAAAACCGAAATCCTTTTATCGATCATCCAGAATGGGTGAAAATGATCTGGACATCGACCTTATCAAGCAATGATGTGGTGTTATTTAAAAAAACACTTTCTATTTATCCAAACCCTGTAAAAAACGGAGAACTTCATTT
This genomic window contains:
- the rbfA gene encoding 30S ribosome-binding factor RbfA, with amino-acid sequence MNESNRQRKVAQIIQEDFAEFFRKQASESKQNFLISVSDVKVTADLSIAKIYLSIFPTEFRTSIMKEIKENKSHYRNFLGQKMGKQVRIIPELNFYLDTTLDDVEKIERELKGEGDNPIL
- the mce gene encoding methylmalonyl-CoA epimerase, producing the protein MKIEHLGIAVKSLSNSDELFAKLLGKENYKQEAVEREGVTTSFYGLGESKIELLEATNPESPIAKFIDKRGEGIHHIAFGVENIEVEIERLKNLGFVFISETPKDGADNKLVVFLHPKSTNGILVELCQEKP
- a CDS encoding endonuclease; the protein is MNKIFTFLIALGTVGGTFAQIPAGYYDGTSGLTGYPLKSKLSEIITNGAQDLGYGRGTGGLWTTFFTSDVDNYYEKNGTVLDMYSENPAGADAYEYKLGQSSAGGNQCGNGKNVENTCYNREHTLPKSFFGGIDATPMANDAHFIIPADYYVNGQRSNYPYGETDSPVWTSTNGSKIGGSSFPDYGGTIFEPIDEFKGDLARMQLYFITRYQSRLPNFSQYYSGMNPIDGTTDRGFKQWYINLMLKWSSQDPVSQKEIDRNNAIYDRQGNRNPFIDHPEWVKLIWKSTLSSTDVALFKKTLSIYPNPVLNGELHLSGYGLDDLSKVQIYSMDGKLVQTVDQNFRNSGKIILKNQTKGLYLLKAGDQTVKFIVQ
- a CDS encoding ABC transporter permease is translated as MKNTSFYIATRYLLAKKGSTAVTFITWLAAVAMLVAVAAMFIIISVFSGLEDLNQDLIANLHADLTIKNAKGKTLSDIDKATKILKNHKEIAHYSKVIEEKAYVRYRENGDIANLRGVDSAYIFVNPIHQKIFYGSYPSFKYSNEVLMENKLDNRLTIPIGEGSDYATILMPKPGTGMISKEEDIFTKREIFVSGVFPGNDQLDNTIISPIELVQELLNLPKNAAYEIVIKLKNPENTDDVKAELSNLLGSKYDIKTKKEENAAFWKMINTEKLFIYLIFMLVIFITTFNLAGAIIILQLDKKEQAKSLISLGMNLKSLRNIYFYTGLLIVVFGIICGLIVGTAICYLQINTGFFKAGANTDLAFPVRVTFMNYIIVSATAGIFGVGIARIFSKVNKRHFKVN
- a CDS encoding endonuclease, translating into MKKYTTLLLGFLFTITLAQAPAGYYDGTDGLTGYALKTKLSTIISNGAQDLGYGALWVTYATSDVDKYYEKDGTLLDMYSEKPLGPDAYEYTIGASDVGGDQCGSANQNKEGFCYNREHSLPKSYFGDQAPMANDAHFVVPSDYYVNSQRGNYPYGETISPSWISTNGSELGPSNFPGYSGTIFEPIDEFKGDFARMHLYFVTRYEDKLTSFTQYQSAANPLDGTTDRGYKQWYINLLLKWDAQDPVSQKEIDRNNAVYNRQKNRNPFIDHPEWVKMIWTSTLSSNDVVLFKKTLSIYPNPVKNGELHLSGYGLGEISKVQIYSMEGKLIQTIEQNIKNTGKILLQNRSKGMYILKAGDQSIKFLVQ